A stretch of DNA from Natronorubrum halophilum:
CTGGGGGTTCACTTGCAAATGGAACTCAACGTCGATCGTGAACAGCTCCCGATCGAATGCTGCGTGATGGATCTTACTCAGCAGGAGCATATTCTGGAGATCAGCTTGATACTCTGGATAATCTGACCAAGGAAGGATGTGGGCGACGTCCTCATGTTCGAACTTTTTTGTATTCATCCATTCAGAATCCTTCCATGGAACCGCTTTTTCAAATTTCCACAAATATTGTCCATCTCGTTGAATCACCAGTGTAAATATGCCTTTATCCACCGACTGGTCTTCAGGCATATAATACGATTTGTCACCCTCCATGCCACCCATATGTAGACTATTGATGTTTTCTCCCTTCTCAATTTGAAATGTGATTCTCAGAATTGTCTATGTCTATAATTATGGCCTGTGGTTATCCATAACGTGATTAGAACATACCTCGCTTGTACCGTATCTTCAGAAGGATCATTGGCTACCGAGAAACTCTTTTCGCTGCGGTCAACTACTTGTCTGGGAACGGATGCTCACCTTCGAGATCCATCTCTTCGGCTTCCTCAGCCACCCACCGAATATCAGCGGCATCAACGGCCGCTCCCGTGTTCCTGTGTTTCTCCACGCCGAGTTTGATGTACTCCCGCGTGTCTAGGTCGGGGTCCGCGTCGATATGCGCGAGTACCTCCTCCACCGTAACTTCCGTGTCCCCATACCATTCGAACGGGGCTCCCTTGCCCGTATTATCCTCGAGCACATGGTAGTCGAGTTGTTTGTGGTCCGATGGCCCCGATGTTGGTTCACTCGAGGACGATGATCGAGGGGTCTGATCTGCGCCGAGGTGACGCGTGTTCATCTGCTCCGCAACTAGTGTGGAATCCTTGTTGGCGTCATCAGAGGCGGATATGGATTTCGTATCCGTCTCCATTCCCGGGTCCGTGGAAGTGGCGTTCTCCGCCCATGCGCCGAGTTTCGGGAAGACGTAGCCTTCGAGGGCAACGACCAACACGATGAACAGCAGGAGGCCCGGCCACCCCATCCCTAATCCGAGCATAAGAAACACGAACCCCCACACGAGGGCTTTCGACGCCACTTTTTTCTCCTCATCGGAAAGTTCATGCGTTGTGCCCGTTCCACTAGGGGCTCTCGCGGTGGGGGCCATCCGGTTGCCGTGGATCGAATCGTGGCAGGCCTTGCAATGGGTGATAAGATTGGATAACTGGTGACTCCCACCCTTACTTACTGGGACGCTATGGTGTACATGCAATTCCGCGTCGCCATTCGATCCTCTTTTCCGCCCGCAGTTTTGACAAGTATAATTATCCCGGCGCAGGACTTTACTCCGTCTGCTGCTCCAGTCGCTTGGCCGATTTCCCATGGTAGAGAGTAACGTGTGAAATGATAAATAGGTAACCAGATGTTATTAATAAGGAATGTTAGTCTAACGAAATAGTCTCTGATGTCTGTCAGGGTGATAGTCCGATCGGCACTGTCTAGTTTAGCACCTCGTCAGCTGGCGTCTTTCCATCGAGCGATTGATGCGGTCTTTGATGGTTGTAGTAATGCACAAACTGATCAATCCATTTGCGGGCACTCCGCCGACTGCCCACCCACGAGTTATGGAAACGGTTAACGCGCATTTTGAAGGTGTGAAACCACTTTTCGATCAGGTTTCGATCGGTATAGTCAACCCGACCGTTCAGTCCTACCCGAGCAAGGGCAGTCCGATAGCTAAATTGATCGACGAGAAACACTGCTTCGGAGAGATCGTGTTTCTCGCGGAGTCTATACAGGAACGCAGCTGCCGGATCAGTGCCGTGGCGGCTGAATAACTGAGCATCAAGAATCAACTTTGTATCGAGGTTTATTGCAGCGTACAACCAAGACCATTCGCCGTTGATCTTGACAGCGGTCTCGTCAACCGCGACCCGCGTCGGCGAAGCCGACGACGGGTCAGGAACGCTGTCAGCTAGCCGACGTACCCCATTCCAAACCGCTCCATAAGAGCGTTCAACGCCTAATTCAGCGAGAACCGTTGTTGTCTCTCGAAGCGAACAACCGGTGGCGTGGAGACGGACGGCGACGCCCGTTAGGGCGTTCGCCGTCCGTTCGTTCTCCCAAGCTTCTTCTAAATCCTCATCGTAGCTCTTGCTGAGCAGGTCTGCGAGCATTAGTCCAAATTAACTCAACGGCCTGCTCACTTCTCAAACTGGCTCAACTAGACAATGCCATATACAAAATCGTGTTTTCGCCCAATTAGTTTTCTTCTAAAGTCCAGTGAGCTTTACCTCCACATGAGCACTTCAGTGCGACTTCTTCATAACCCTCCTCGACTACGGATAGGCAGGAGTTGCAGTTGCTACACCAGAACAGGTCGTAGAGTTCTTTAAAGGCATCTACGGCAGGCTGGAGTTCTGCGATGGTGAATGTCGCCCACTCGTCCTCGTTGAAGTGGACGTTCGGGTTGACCGCACCCATCTCGTTGTTGAACTGGGTGTAGACCTGGCTTCGTTTGTCGTCGAGATCGTTGATGTCCGAAATATCGTTGCCCCATGAGCTGCCTGCCCGTTTTGCTTGTTTGAGAAGCTCTTTGAACCGGGACATAGCGGGACCGGAGAAGTCGCCTAGTGTCCAACGCGAATCGGACTTGAACTGGACACGAGCTCCTAGTTGATGGCAGGTTTCACGGAGGAACCACTCGGCAGTATGCCTGAGGCGGGAGGCTGCGGCCTGGACGTCACCTTCATCCATGAGTTCCTCAACACGGTCCCATTCATCGCCGGATTTCCCGATTATCTGTGGGCCATCATCAAGAGACCAGCTGGAGAACTTGATTGTGCTACGCCGGGAAAGCACGCCGACGGTTTTCAGGTGACGGTACCAGAGCTCATCGTGCGTAGTCATCAAGATCTGGAAGTCCGAGGAGATCTCTTTCTCCAGCAGGTTTGCGAGAGGCCGCCTGTGTTCCGCGTCTACCGACATAACAACGTCATCCAGCATTATGAGGGGGAGATCGCCGCCTTCCAGGTAATCACATAGGGCTAGGTAGAGGCAGAGACCCATGCTGTCCTGGTGACCTTCGCTGTGGAGCGCATGAGGTGGATGTTTACCTCTTCCATGGAACCCAACTTGAATATCAAGCCCGGTTTCGGTCGGGCTTATATCTGGTGAGAAGTCTTCCTCTTCTCCGTGTATCGTCTTATAGTATTTTTCAAACTGTTCTGAGATAGCCTCGTAGGTCTCGTTCAGGACGCTGTCACGGCTGTTGATGAATTCCTTCTGTACTTCATCCATCTGGTCTGCGGCTTCCCGGTACTCTTCCGACACCGTCTCCAGCCGTATCACGTCTTGGTAGTTTTCGTAGGCAGAGTTCAGTACGTCCCAAGCATTCTGAAGAGCATCGAGATCAGGAAGATCCTCGGCACGGCTCTTCAGCTCGGAAATGTACTCAACGGCGTTTTCAGGCTTCAATACCTGTTTCCGTTCTTCTCTTTCGTATTCCTCGTAAGGCAGTTCATCAACGATATTGTCTTCCAGGTTTTCCTCGTACTCTTCCAGATCTGTAAACAAGTCTTCGAGATTTTCTGTATCGAAGTCATCGTGCTGTCCTAAGATATTGGTTAGGGAATCCACCGCAGTGCGAATCTCCGTAAGTAGTGGAAGGAGTTCCTGCTGAATACCATTCAGCTCCTCCATTTTCTTGTTGGCTTCGGCCGCCTTCTCTTCCCTTTCTTCCAACAATTCTTCGAGTTCTTCTGCATCCCAGTCGGTTAAGCAGAGCGGACAACAGTCTGCATCCTCGTCAAGGAACTGTCTCCCGTCCTGGATTAACTCTAAAACGTCTAAGGCGCGCAGTGCCTCCTCGTCAGAGCGTACTGCCTCGGTTTTCTCTCTGAGTTCAGCTTCCAGTTCAAGAAACTCTTCAACATCGTTCTCAAACCATTCCTCGATTTTAGTCAGGAGTTCCTTGGTTTGTTTCGACTGAATAGGGCTGGCACTCGCCCGATCAGTAGGAGACTCGAGCTCGTTCCGAAACTCGGTATCTGGATCAAGTTCGTCCAGAGGTTCGCCATCCAAGTCTTCTCTTATCTGGTTTACCTTCTGCTGTACTTCCTCTAACGACTGTGCTTCTTCCTCAAAAAGGCTGAACAGACGTTGTTGACTACTGCTGTATTCTCTTTCTTTCCGGTCGGCCTCAGTACCTAGTTGATCTGCAGCTCCCTGGAGCTCTAACCGCTTCTGCTTGATATTGCTTAGCTTCAGTAGTGTGCGTAGTTGCTCCGACCGTGACTGTTTCCGTGCTACGATAAAGTTGAGTATCTCACTTCGGGACAACAGATGCTGTCCTCTCTCTGCAGCATCAATAAGCAACTCAAGTGAGTCCGGGAGTTCGCCATCATACTCCAGCGAGTTGTCCTCGACTGTACGCTTCAAGGTGATTTTCTCGGAGTCGTTCGAGAAAGTGATCTCGACCCAAGAGTCCTCAGGATCACTATCGACGTGTGGTCCGTGATCCTCAATTGAGATGTCGCCTGTTCCCTCCCCGGTCATTCTCTGTACAGTACCAGTTAAGAGGAAGTCGATAGCATCCATCACAGAGCTCTTTCCAGAACCGTTCGGCCCAATCAACCCGATATTATCGCCTTTAGGTTGTTTCTCAAGTTCAGTGATGCCTCGAAAGTTGTTGATCTGGAGCTCCTCAATCTTCATCTTCACTCACCGCCTCCAAGGCCTGTTCTGCGACTTGATCCCGGCCTCCGAAATCATCCTCATCAGAAAGACCAGAGATAACAGTTGAAACTTCCTCTGAAACTATATCAGACGATTCAAGACTATCTATGAACTTGTCTACAATACTTTCCTCTAACGATTCCGAGCCATCTGGCATATACCATCACTATGCCACCTGACTGTCATAAAACTATTCCAAAATATACTCAGTTAACTGATGTAGAGGACTGAATCGAAACAGAAAATATCTTCTACTACGAACGTCTTTTATGACATCTTCAAAGATGATCCAATGGCGGGTGATGGCTCCGGGATGTAGGAGTTCAAAACTGAGTCTTTCTCCATCTCCATCTGGCTGCTGATCTGCTATCTTAGCAAGTACTACGTCCTCGACGAAGATCCTAAAGAAGCCATCCACGAGTTCGTAGTCCAGTTCCACGAACGCTGGAAAGACCGGAGTGATGACGATCAGGACATCATGTTGTCCGACAACCGTCAATAGAGCGGTGGCGAAATCGGAGTGCGTGATTGGATTGTTCGACAAGCCTTCTTCGAGTATATTCGGAACAAGAAGTCGAGCTTACCGTTGTAGATGACCGTAGAAGCCTCAACGAGACCGAGTGAATCAAGATTTGTCGACGTGACAACGGTCTTTGCCAGGAATGCCTCGACGAAGGTAAGCCCGGAAAAGAGGCAAAAGTCTGAGGACTACGAAGCCGCTCACATCTTTCCTCATTCTAAAGGTGGCGAAACAGATATCGAGAACCCCCAGCTACTCTGCAAACACCACAACCAGGTAAAAGGAAGTAACAGTGTTTAGAAAGCAGAATCTCGGGGTTGGTGGGGCTGACCGTGGTATAGGTCTGGTAACTCGCGCAGCCCCTCTAGATGCTTTCTTGGATACACCTCGAGGACGTCGACGAGACCAATCTCCTCTGGCAGGATCCGATCCCCGATTGCGATCACGTCTGGAAGGAGTTCGACGAGCTCGAGTACTGCGCTCGCTGTCGGATAAACTGCACGTACAGTCACGAACGAACGCGGTTTCTATACGACAACATGGGCTTCTTGGGCCCTCTCGAGCGCCCGGACGTTCCGAAGGTGCCTGATCTCGATCCCCTGAACGTACGAACACGCAGTCGTCAACCACCGTGGAGACGACTGGCGCGCAACATGGCTACGGAGGGTGGGATCCTCACGGGATCCCTGACTGCGACTACGGGAAACATGATTGGAAAGAACACTGGGCGGATCAGCACAAAGGCAGCTGTCGGAAATGTGGTGTCTCAGTCGACATGGATAGACTCCCAGGATCGGTTACGCAGAAACTCAACAACCAGAGTACTACCACGACCGTCGAGATCCAGCCGTGCGACTCGATCCTACACAATACTCCCGAACACAACTGGGTCAAATACAACGAGTACGGCACAGTTCAATGCAACCGGTGTTACATGACCGTCACAAGAGGGCGCCTCCCCGATTCAGCTGAGATTGAGGATCAAAGTTCGCAACGGAAGAATAGAACTCCAATCGATCCATGCGACGAAGGTGGTGATCACAATTGGGCAGATACCGGCCGGACTGCAGACGTTGTTCAATGCGTAAAATGCTACGACACCGTCGATCGAGATCGGCTCCCTGACTCAACAGAGGTTGAAAAATCGTGGTGGTGGTGAGAGCTGCGATCAGAACGGTATCAGATATCGTCGATCAATTTGCCCATCTCTGACTCGAAGACCACTTGTGAGGCCTTTTCCAAAGCAGATGGGAACCGATATCATTGTCTTAACCAACAAAACTATGGAGTGGCGTTCCGTGTTGGTTAACACGAGAACAGCCGATGTCCTACGAGCCACCAACCCCACCGGCGGACCTCCCAACGGAGATGGTCACCACGCTCAACGAGTTCACTCCGGAGCGCCTCCGTGACGTTGCCACGTACGCCGAAGAGCTAGCCGAACACAAGGAACGCGAGGCTCGTCTCGAGGAGGAGGCAGACCAGGATGAGGTAGAGAAACGACCAGACGACCTACCAGACAACGTCCCCGCAAAGGCGACAATCACGATCAAGGAAATCAACGACAACCGCTACTACTACTGGCAGTGGCGTGAAGGGGACAAGATCAAATCGAAGTACAAAGGCCCGGTCAACCCGGATGAATAACTAAGAAGCGCTCCAGTTAAATTGCCAGTTGTTCAGGGTAACACCCCGTCTGCGAAGTGAAAAAAGGGCTGTTAGCGCCCGGGTCGCGGCGCGGTTTCGTAGCGTTTGATGACGTCGGTTTTCTCCACGTGGTCGTAGATCTCTCGAAGCGTGTCTTGTGCCCGGTGGAGCTTATGCTCCTCGAGGAACTGTCGACCACTCTCACTGATCCCGTAGAACTTGTACGGCAGGTCATTCTGGCGGCGATCTTCTGGCAGGAGCACTTCCTCGACGATACCAGCGTCGACGAGCTGCTGAAGGTGCTGGCGAATCGTCGTCTGGCTCTTGCTCGGGTTGACGTAGTCGAGTTCTTTCAGCGTCGGTAATTCCGACGGATGCCCAAGGATGTCCTGGAGGAGCGCAAACCGCGTCTCCTGGGTGACGACGTTGAGCCGCTCTCGAACGGACTCCAGGTCGCTTGGCGGGTGATCGGACGTACTCATTACCTCATTGTTCGAGTAGTACGTGCAAGAGCGTTTCGCTCAAATACGAATCGGTCTGAGGCGATACAGTTGCTGATGCGGTCGTCACATTGAAGCAGGATACAGGAGAATTCCCGCTCTAATAACCGTAGACAGAGACGAATCGGAGACTTACACTCCCCCATTTCCGTCGTTTCTCCACGATGTCCTCGTCATCAGTGGCACCGACGACGAGAAAATCGTAGGACACACCCCCCGTTTTCGAGTAGTAAATGGGAAAGGGCGAGGAGAAACCATATCACCGTAGTAGAACGTCGACTCTCTTGGCTCACCCACCCCCCGTTTTCGAGTAGTAACGAGACACACCCTATTTTCGAGCTGTAACGAATCACCCCTGGCCGTGAACACCCCCCGTTTTCGAGTAGTAAATGGGAAGGGGCGAGGAGAAACCATATCACCTGTAGTAGAACGTCGAATCTCTTGGCTCACCCACCCCCCGTTTTCGAGTAGTAAATGGGAAGGGGCGAGGAGAAACCATATCACCTGTAGTAGAACGTCGAATCTCTTGGCTCACCCACCCCCCGTTTTCGAGTAGTAAATACGGGGAGATTATGTGCGAGATTAGTTCTTGCTACGGAACTGCTTCAGCCGTTCGCGGACAACTGCGCTAATAGTCGCCTCTTCGTGAGCCAGATCTTTGAACCGGGAATCCTCACGAATCGTCCCCATAATCGTTTCCGGATCCTCGGAGAGGGAGAAATACATATGTACTCCTCTGCCTCGACCCTTGCCTCGGCGCTCAAAGTCCAACACACCGTATGTACTCTGCTCGGTTACGTGATTTACGAAAGTCTCACGACTGTACTGATCTGCATCCATCGTGTCAGCAATGAATTGGTACGTCTTGAACGCAGGTCCAGCGGGTATCCACTCAGGATATTCTCTTGCGTAATGGGCAGTGGCCGCCACGGCGTAGATGGAGAGTTTCTTTTGAGTCGAGATTCCACTAATATGGCGGAGTTTTCGATTTTCGGTATATTTCTCCTGGGCCTCACGGACATCAGTCTCGATGACCGTGTCAGCACCACGCCGCTCAGCTAATTCGCCAGCCCACCTGAGAAGGTCAATCGCTTTCCGCGCATCCCCGTGTGTTTGGGACCCGAACGCGGCAACAAGCGGAATGACGTCATCCGAAAGTGATCCCGATTTGAATGCGTCCTGCCGATTTTTGAGAATACTACGGAGCTGTGTCGCATCGTAATCGTCGAAGAAGATGTCGTCAGGATTGTAGGAACTCTGTGCGCGGCTGTTGAGATCCTTCATGAAATCGGCATAGTTCGTGATAGTCGTAAGCGAGATCGGACCATCAAAATCAGCGAGTTTTCGAGCCCGAGAAAGCTGGTAGATGAGAGAATTGTATTCTGCCTCCTGGTACGGTCCCTCGAGCGTGTCGATCTCATCAAGGATGAAGATGACACCGTCGTAATGCTCACGCATTAGTTCGTACAACCGCTCGAGCTTTTGATCCGTTGAGACACCGGTTTGGGGAACACCAGGATCAACACCGAGGTCTTCGGCAGCAGCTTTAACTAACCGATAGACAGCACGATCTGCTGTCTTCGGCCCCTCGCAGTTGATAGAGAGGACCCCGAAGGTCTTGCCCTGTGACTCACATAGTTCGACGATCTGTTTACAGACTGCATGAATGATAAGCGACTTCCCAGTTCCAGAGGGCCCACTCAGGAGCATATCAGGAATTCCTTCGTTCTGGAGCACCGGTTTTAGATTGTCGACGACACGACCTAGCTGGTCATCACGACCGACGATACGATCCTCGTCAATGATAGTATCTGACCGAACGAGATCTTTGTTCGCGAAGACTCCACCGGACGACTCAGTTTGTAGCCGATCCCGGATTGAGATGCCACTATCGTCGCCGTTTGTTGCGTCTTGAGATGAATCGGTAGGATTCGATTCATTTTCGAACGTCATTTGTGACGTATCGGGAGACTCTGCATCCTCACCCGTTGACTCAGGATTTTCAGGATCAGCAGAAGAGGGTTCGTTATCCTTCTCACCTGCCGGATGATCCGATCCTATTCTACGTCCCTCTCGTCCCATTATGAACCCCCTCGAACTCTGGGTATAAAAATATGGACCCTTGTGGAGTTGTAACCGGGCGAAAACAGGCCATCTAACAACTATATCCCCATATTATCAAAGTGAGCCAGATACCGTCTTCGGAATCTATCACCCTCCGTTGTCGAGTTGTAACGGATCCTCAAAGATATTCATCATCGAAATCCCTGCGTGACCCAAACCCCCCGTTTTCGAGTTGTAAGACGTTGAAGAGCGGTAACATACCTAGTACAATTCACCACCCACCCCATTTTCGAGTTGTAAGTACAAGTAAGTCGAATCAAGCACAGGAGTAACCTCCGTATAGTTTGGATGTTATGAATGATTACCTAGTTGAAACGGTTCGTTCCACACTCCCCGTTTTCGAGTTGTAAGCACCAGAATCGTCGCGAAAGGACGACGCTCGTAGGAGCAGTTCACGAATGACAGTAATACCAATCTACAAATACCATAACTACTTGGTCCGGTTTGCTAATCCGAACGCACTACCCTCTCCCCCCTTTTTCGAGTTGTAAGTCGCTGAGTGTAGGTCACTCAAAACAGCGAGTAGTGAGAGTCGAGGTTATCAGAGAGGATGAGGAGACTCTGAAATACCATTATTCACGGAAAAGAAACTACGAACGAGATTAGGAGATCGTACACTCTTTGAAATCCCAATCATCTAGCCCAGCTATATGATTTGTTTTCTCATTCTCCAGTACGGTTGTAGTTAGTGAATATATAGCATAAGCTTTCGCATTTCTAGTTGGAACTTGTAGATTTAGGTGCTCAGACCTTCCATTGAGTGTATCCGCCACAATCGACTGTTTTGTTGTCTCTTCTGCTGTTCACCCCTCCCCTCCGTCAGCAGTTTACAACTCGAAAAAGGGGGGAGGGGGTTCGTTAGAGCCAGTTCATCATCAATGAAGAGAGTCACTCCTGTTCCACGTCTACACAAGGCTCTCTCTTATGGACCTTCCCCTAGCCTCTCGGCTGTTTTTCACTCTTGACGAGGGGTGTGGGTCACGTGCTTCGTCTATCTCTCCCACCCAGTATAAACAGCTTCTATCTTAACCAACAAACCTCCGCTACTCTCGATTCTGTTGGTTAATTCTTGTCGAGCACGGTGAAGGCGGACAAGTTCGTTTCTCGAGTCTCAGCGATTTTGCGTCGAATCTCCGTCCGATCCCTTCCGAGCGCTGACAACACATTCTCGACAGCTCTGACGAGCTAGTCGTTCGACGATTCCGAAACCCGTCACGACGAGATGTACAGCACGATCTAGGGTGGGCCGATGAACTCGTCAAATGGTTGACGTTCGGTAGTGGATGTTTCACTACAACCGAATGCTCGTGTGTTTTATTAACCAGCAATGATGCCTCTGTATTGGATGATAAAAGCAGCACTGTGGGAATCTTGGCTCGAGGACACGCTCCTACAGGATCTTCGCTCTGACGAGACTTCAGACCCGGTCCCGTTTTTCGAACACACAGAGGGCGAACCCGAGACGAGCAGTGCACTGAGCAGTTACAAGTGGGGTAAGAACGACGGAGAGTACCTATATCTGGTGTATCTGTTAGATGAAGATGATACGGACGTCTGCGACGTGACACCGATCTACGTCGGCGAATCTGCCGATATCAGTTCGCGAATCGGGCAGCACTCCCGAAAGATCCGGAATGCACTCCCGATCACGGAGTGGGAGGATGACGGTCAGTGGGGTAGTTTTTCGAAATACGACCATATCGCTGCAATCTACGAACTCGCAGATAGCCCACTGTATGTCTGGATCATTGACGTCGATGAACTCGAGTACGGTCCGTACGGATATGACACGTATAGACAGGAACTCGAGGCCAAACTCGTCGGACTTGTACATGCACAGGACCACTACGAGCGGATATTCGCGAACCGCGAGTTCGTTCCAAATCGAGTTCTTCACGAAATCGGAAAGGCTGGATCCGAATGGGTCGCAAGCGAAGCCCCATTGTCCGCTAGACCGTCAGCTGACGGCAAATCAAAACCAGTGCAGCGTTTCACGACGAAGACGGGGTGCTGGAGAGACTGGGTTTCGGACTACATGTTGACTGACATCCAAAACGAAGAACGATCCGATCCAGTTCCATTGTTCGATGTCACCGACGATCTACAGGTCCATGTGAACGATGATGGCATCCTCGAACGGTCTGCCGAGATCGATACCTGTATTCGCCAAGAGGGAAAGAAGTGCGTCGATGATTCTGGCGTCCTCGAGGATGGCTGTGATGGCCTGTTGTATGTCATGTATCACCTCGAGACGTCTCCAGAGCAGGCGACCCCATCCGACGTCGTACCACGGTATATCGGTAAGGCCGAAACATACGGGAAGAAGAGGGAGCTGAGTTCAAACTTCACGGAGATCGCGTACGATCGAAATTCGACGCGAAGCTTTGCACGATGGGGCGGCGGGAACTACTGGCATGTTGGAGAGCTGTCGATGGCCCTCGCTGGGGAAGATGAACGAAAACAACACTGGGTTCAGGCACTCTTCGATTCTGACTCACAGACACTCTCCCAACAGACGTACCTCTGGGTGCATGCATGGAGTGTTGAAGACGACATTGGACCGTATGGAACACCAGCGACGCTCGCGGAAGTAGAGCCATTGCTCATCGGTACCGCGTACGATGCATATCCTGGTGAATTCCTGAATAAAAGTGGAGTTCCGGACGTAGCACCAATCAAGGCAGATATGCTAAAATCCTCTTCACATTGATCTCCTCCTGAGCCTGAAGAGGCAGCAGTCCTGGAGAATGACGAATGATCAACCCGCATTGAACGATCGCTCTATTTATATACAGTTCTGGAACGATCGTGTCGACGAGATAGGCGCCGAGTCGATCTCGAACCGTATTGAACGGGGAGAGATCCGCGATGAAATTAGCGTGGTCACCCGTATCGCTCCTCGAGTTTAACCAAGGCCTCGTTCGCGAAAGTGGCGAACAGGTCGTCGCCAAGCCAATTGATCTGCACCTTGAGTTCGATACGCTATAGCACGATATAACATAGTACGGAACTTGCATATGAATGAGTTTCGAGTAGTGTTACAGCTAACGGGAGCAACGGGCCAATTCAAGATTGTCTTAACCAACAAAGCTATCGCTTGCCGGTTCGTGTTGGTTAACGCGAGGCGACAGCCCATGTCCTACGAGCGACTAATTCCGCCGGCAGGCTTCCCGACCGAATTAGTCAAGATCCTTGCCGAAGAGCTGGCTGAATACAACGAACGCGAGACTCGCCTTAAGGGGAAATCAGATGAGGACAACATCGAGGAGCGGCCCGACGATCTTCCAGACGACGTCCCCGCAAAAGCGACGATCACGATCAAGGAAATCAACGACAACCGCTACTACTACTGGCAGTGGCGTAAAGGGGACAAAATCAAATCAAAGTACAAAGGTCCAGTCAGCTCGGGTGAGTGAAGATGAACGCTACACCACCATGTCCGGAGTAATTGACACAGAGAGCCGTTATTACGTGATATAAATACCATAATGTCTGCTGTTGTAGTCGTTGCGTGAGTGGATGAGACTTGGGGAATGGCCAGCTGAAAACGAGCCCAACACCACCATGTCCGGAGTTGTGCTCGACGAGTATTCGACAAAACCAGCGAAGAACAGCGGACATTGTGGTGTGAGTAGGTGAATTACTGTTAGCGTAGCTACGGAAACGGTGGTGTATTCGGATGCTATCACGCAATTTTATTGCAATTAGACACACCACTATGTCCGGAGCTCTCGAGCAGCGATACTAAGTGAACAGCAGAACAGCGGACACGGTGGGGT
This window harbors:
- a CDS encoding HNH endonuclease signature motif containing protein, with the translated sequence MPEDQSVDKGIFTLVIQRDGQYLWKFEKAVPWKDSEWMNTKKFEHEDVAHILPWSDYPEYQADLQNMLLLSKIHHAAFDRELFTIDVEFHLQVNPQLRRTANCCVRRFVTVLVSEFHYPRTRFFQSISKLTI
- a CDS encoding IS6 family transposase: MLADLLSKSYDEDLEEAWENERTANALTGVAVRLHATGCSLRETTTVLAELGVERSYGAVWNGVRRLADSVPDPSSASPTRVAVDETAVKINGEWSWLYAAINLDTKLILDAQLFSRHGTDPAAAFLYRLREKHDLSEAVFLVDQFSYRTALARVGLNGRVDYTDRNLIEKWFHTFKMRVNRFHNSWVGSRRSARKWIDQFVHYYNHQRPHQSLDGKTPADEVLN
- a CDS encoding AAA family ATPase, with protein sequence MKIEELQINNFRGITELEKQPKGDNIGLIGPNGSGKSSVMDAIDFLLTGTVQRMTGEGTGDISIEDHGPHVDSDPEDSWVEITFSNDSEKITLKRTVEDNSLEYDGELPDSLELLIDAAERGQHLLSRSEILNFIVARKQSRSEQLRTLLKLSNIKQKRLELQGAADQLGTEADRKEREYSSSQQRLFSLFEEEAQSLEEVQQKVNQIREDLDGEPLDELDPDTEFRNELESPTDRASASPIQSKQTKELLTKIEEWFENDVEEFLELEAELREKTEAVRSDEEALRALDVLELIQDGRQFLDEDADCCPLCLTDWDAEELEELLEEREEKAAEANKKMEELNGIQQELLPLLTEIRTAVDSLTNILGQHDDFDTENLEDLFTDLEEYEENLEDNIVDELPYEEYEREERKQVLKPENAVEYISELKSRAEDLPDLDALQNAWDVLNSAYENYQDVIRLETVSEEYREAADQMDEVQKEFINSRDSVLNETYEAISEQFEKYYKTIHGEEEDFSPDISPTETGLDIQVGFHGRGKHPPHALHSEGHQDSMGLCLYLALCDYLEGGDLPLIMLDDVVMSVDAEHRRPLANLLEKEISSDFQILMTTHDELWYRHLKTVGVLSRRSTIKFSSWSLDDGPQIIGKSGDEWDRVEELMDEGDVQAAASRLRHTAEWFLRETCHQLGARVQFKSDSRWTLGDFSGPAMSRFKELLKQAKRAGSSWGNDISDINDLDDKRSQVYTQFNNEMGAVNPNVHFNEDEWATFTIAELQPAVDAFKELYDLFWCSNCNSCLSVVEEGYEEVALKCSCGGKAHWTLEEN
- a CDS encoding HNH endonuclease; this translates as MTVEASTRPSESRFVDVTTVFARNASTKVSPEKRQKSEDYEAAHIFPHSKGGETDIENPQLLCKHHNQVKGSNSV
- a CDS encoding helix-turn-helix domain-containing protein: MSTSDHPPSDLESVRERLNVVTQETRFALLQDILGHPSELPTLKELDYVNPSKSQTTIRQHLQQLVDAGIVEEVLLPEDRRQNDLPYKFYGISESGRQFLEEHKLHRAQDTLREIYDHVEKTDVIKRYETAPRPGR
- a CDS encoding Cdc6/Cdc18 family protein, which gives rise to MGREGRRIGSDHPAGEKDNEPSSADPENPESTGEDAESPDTSQMTFENESNPTDSSQDATNGDDSGISIRDRLQTESSGGVFANKDLVRSDTIIDEDRIVGRDDQLGRVVDNLKPVLQNEGIPDMLLSGPSGTGKSLIIHAVCKQIVELCESQGKTFGVLSINCEGPKTADRAVYRLVKAAAEDLGVDPGVPQTGVSTDQKLERLYELMREHYDGVIFILDEIDTLEGPYQEAEYNSLIYQLSRARKLADFDGPISLTTITNYADFMKDLNSRAQSSYNPDDIFFDDYDATQLRSILKNRQDAFKSGSLSDDVIPLVAAFGSQTHGDARKAIDLLRWAGELAERRGADTVIETDVREAQEKYTENRKLRHISGISTQKKLSIYAVAATAHYAREYPEWIPAGPAFKTYQFIADTMDADQYSRETFVNHVTEQSTYGVLDFERRGKGRGRGVHMYFSLSEDPETIMGTIREDSRFKDLAHEEATISAVVRERLKQFRSKN
- a CDS encoding GIY-YIG nuclease family protein yields the protein MIKAALWESWLEDTLLQDLRSDETSDPVPFFEHTEGEPETSSALSSYKWGKNDGEYLYLVYLLDEDDTDVCDVTPIYVGESADISSRIGQHSRKIRNALPITEWEDDGQWGSFSKYDHIAAIYELADSPLYVWIIDVDELEYGPYGYDTYRQELEAKLVGLVHAQDHYERIFANREFVPNRVLHEIGKAGSEWVASEAPLSARPSADGKSKPVQRFTTKTGCWRDWVSDYMLTDIQNEERSDPVPLFDVTDDLQVHVNDDGILERSAEIDTCIRQEGKKCVDDSGVLEDGCDGLLYVMYHLETSPEQATPSDVVPRYIGKAETYGKKRELSSNFTEIAYDRNSTRSFARWGGGNYWHVGELSMALAGEDERKQHWVQALFDSDSQTLSQQTYLWVHAWSVEDDIGPYGTPATLAEVEPLLIGTAYDAYPGEFLNKSGVPDVAPIKADMLKSSSH